The Bdellovibrio bacteriovorus W nucleotide sequence GGAGCTACTTTCTTTTGAGAGCGGCAATTGCCTTGCGCACAAGCTCCAAGAATAAATGCGAAAGAAAGATTCACAAGAATTTTAAACATAAGAACACACTCCTATATCTTAGAAATACGGCGAGCGAATCCAGCCTGCATCAATAGCATAGAGATTGGCTTCACCTGAAATGAAGTAAATACGATTATTTTCTTCATCCACTTGTGGAGTTGATAAAATCCCTCGACCTGGCTCAAAAGAACCCAGCTCTTTACCATTTGCAGGATCCAAGAAGCGCAAACTCCCTTGAGATTCACCAAAAACAAGAGCGCCCTTAAATGTACGAACTCCTGTCGCGATCCCCTCATTGAGTTTATAGCTCCAGATTTTATCGCCGTTGTTCTTATTCAGCGACCAAACTTCTCCATTGGTTGTTGGGTAAATCAAACGATCTCCCACCAAAGTCACGCCGCTATAACCACCACCATCTACGCGCCAAAGGATTTCTCCTTTATCCACAGAGACAGCATAAAGTTTGTCATCATATCCTGCGATATATAGGTTTTTCCCATCAATCACAGCCGCCGCATCGATATCTCTAAATCTCTTATTACGATTTAATTGAAGTTCCCACTGAACAGATCCAGATTGGGCATTCAGAGCGACTAAAGCTCCGTCAGAGAAACCCACATAGAGAACTCCGTTTTGCAGGACAGGACGGCTGCCTCCACGAATAGAGAACTGCGATGTGTCCTGACGCGAGTACAGCCAAATCTGACGACCCGTCGCTGCATCTAGCGCATAAAAAACGTTATTTCCGGCTAAGAAATAAACAACACCATCAGCAAGTAAAGGAGCTGCTAAGTTTTCGGCTTTTGTCGGGAAAGACCATTGAATTTTCCCTGTAGAGGCTTCAAGAGAGTAAAACTCTCCATCACTAGCGCCTACAAAAAGACGGTCTTTAATATGCGTTGCGCTTGGCTCAACACCATTTTGAATTGGAAGCTTCCAGACAAGCTGGCCCGTGACTTTGTCATAGCCAGAAATCCCATCCATTCCGTTACCTTGAACAACCAAATCGCCCACAATCTGTGGAGTCATGCGATTGATCTTACGGAATCCAAGATTATCGTGATCTGTGGTTTGGCGAATCCAAGCCGTTTTCACTTGGTATTCACGCTTGCTGTTGTTCTTGGAACTCCACTTCTCTAAACCACTTTGAACACTAGCACAGGCAGATAGAGATAATACAGCCGTAGCAAGAACAACAGAACGAATCATCATAAATCCAAACCCTTAAAGATTCTGCTTAGCTTTTAAAAGACGAAGATATTTTTGAGCTTCACGAGAAGCTGTGAAATCTGTCGACTCGCCATTGCTATTTCCAACCTCTTGATAAGCCTGTTCAGCTTTTGCAAGGTCGTTCATAGATTCATAACACAATCCCATACGAAGCTTTGTTTCGTCGTGGGCAAATGCTAGAGCTTTGTTATTAACCACATTTTGCCAAGACATCACAGCAGATTGACAGTCTCCATCTGCAGACTTTGCATTCCCCATTTGTATGAACACAAGAGCTGTTAGCATGTCTTTCTTATCAAGGCCTTTTTCAACCTTCTCAAGAGCTGCTAAAGCTTTATCGTTCATTTTATAGTTCATGTAGATTTCGCTCAAATTCAAAGCTGCCATCTGAGCGGCTCTAGTTTGAGGATTTGTTTGGATAAAGCCTTCAAAGTTCGCCACTTCAGTGCCGTAATCTTTTTCAAGATCACCCGTAGGCTTCTTTTTTAGAGCTTCAGCTTCCGCTTTTTTATCTTTGTTTTGAGTCGCCATCATCACAGCGCGATCAGCTTCTTCGAAGCCTCTCTTTTTCTCGCTGTATGCTTTTTCTAAAAGAAAATAGCTTTCTTGATGAGCAATTTCTTTTTTCTCAGTTGTATAAGAAATAATAGAGTAAATTACGCCTACGGCGATAAAAACTCCAAGAACCGCAAAAACGATTTTTGAATGACCCGCTGTCCAAACAAAACCTTTACGAAGTGTTTCAGTCATTTGATCTGGAGATTTTAAATCTTCTTTAGAAATTTTGATGCTCAAAGTGTTTCCCTCGCTGCCAATTTGCTTTTAAGGAATTATTGTTCTTTGGTCGAGTTTTCTTGTCAATACAAAAGCTTACGGCGGCAAAGAGACACAGACATCCTCAAAGGGCCTCTTCGCCAAGCTGCAGCGAAAAAATTAACTTACTTTCTCATTTCCAAAGACGATGAGTTTTAAAGAGGCCGCTGAAGACTTCAGAGACTCTGACTGCTGAGCCAACTCCTCGGCCGCACTTGCCGTAGAGACAGAAGCGGCCGCGTTTTTCTGAGTGACCTGATCTAATTCATTCAAAACATGACTCATTTGCTGTAAGCCTTGGCTTTGCTCTTGTGACGCACTGGCAATTTCCTCTGCAAGTACGGATACAGATTTTGCCGCCTCTGCAAATTGGCCAATATTTCTTTCTAATTTTTCAGCATCATCATAGCTTTTTTGAATTTTGCGATTGTTCTCTTTAAGCACCACAGCAATATCCTTAGCAGAACTCGCGCTGCGCACCGCAAGGCTTCTCACAGCTTCTGCAACGACCGCAAAACCTTTTCCATGCTCACCAGCGCGGGAAGCTTCCACGGCCGCGTTTAGCGACAATAAATTGATCTGAAATGCAAGATCATCAATCACATCTGTAAATTGCTGGATTCGTTTTGCATCGGTGGCCACCTCATCCAGGGACTGAAGCAGTTTTTTCATTTCAGATTCACCTAATTGTGCCCGTGTGCGCATCCCGTGAGCCAGTTCTGCCGTCTTTTTCGCACTCTGTGCATTAAGATCCACCATCGCACTCAATTCTTCCATAGAAGCGACAGTTTCCTCCAGAGAACTTGCTTGCTCCGTAGAGGTGGTTGAAAGAGATTGCGATGAAGTCGCTACTTTCTCTGAAGCTGATGTCAAATGCCCACCTGATTCTGCTAGACAACGGGTGATGGTCTGTAAGACATGAACGACCTTATTGAGCATTAAAAAAGCAATCAAACAGGCGAGCATTCCTCCCAGAACAATAAAGAACACCAGCATTGTCGTAGAGGTAAAACTTCCCGTTTCCGCAGCAAGGGCTTTTTGCACAATCGCCACGTCATTGGAAATCGCAAATACTCCGTGAAGCTTTCCATCCTTCCAGTTCTCCATGGGATAACCTAAAATATCCATCCCATTTCCCCAAGGGCTTGAAGCCGGATCTCCGTGACAAGTCAGACAGCCATTGCTTTCAGCTAAGCGCACGGGGCGATAAACCACGACCCTCTGTGGAGTGGAAGATACGATCTCCTCAAGTTCAGGATCCAAGAGAAATTGATTAAAGATTTTTTGCTCTTCTAAAGTAGCTTTATTTTCCAAGCGACGAGGCTCATCCGAAAAAACTCTAAAAGAATAATACTCCTTCTCTGAATTTTCGGAACCAATTTTCATAGCAGCAAAAACAGGAACCTGCTGAAGCACGAGTTTTTTATCTTCGTCTGTCATGTCTTCATGGGTTTTATACTTGGTCGTAAATTGATCGACGATGGACTTTAAGCCCCCTTGATTAGCAACGTATCTAGAGGCCACATCTAGCCGCGAGTGAATTGTGCGCGACTTATTCACTAAACCTTTAAGATTGTCTTTATTGCTGAAATGAATCGACGTTAAAAGCGCGATACAAGCACAGATCACGCTTGTTAGTAAAACCACGCCAATAATTTTCGCACGCATACTCCACTGAAACGCCCCAAACATAAGTCCCCCTCAAATCGAGAGACATGGTCATTCCAAATTCCGGAACACACAAGGCTTTGTTTTTCGTCAGAGATGCAGATCTCTCTGCGGACAATTTCAAAACATGGAACGAGAATAAAAATTGACTCGAGATTTTGAGGAGCCCACTCTGCTGCGTTCAAAAAATGACTACACAAATAATTCAAAAAAAGACTTACTTCATTTGCTTATTTCAAGAGCATTTATAAACAAACTTCAATATAAAAAAAGGAGAGCTTAAGACTCTCCTTTTTTCTCTACATTCTTTCAGGGGCTGGGATGCCGATCAGTGCAAGCCCTTGTTGAAGGGTGTTGCCGACCGCTTTCGACAAAGCCAATCTGGCATGGCGAAGATTTTCTTCTTTCTCATTCCCAATTGGGCATTCATGATAGAAGACATTAAACTTCTTAGCTAGGTCATAGACGTATGAACAAACAGAAGCCGGCTTGTATTGCTCAGCCGCATTTGCAAGGACCGTATTAAAACCACTCATAAACTGCATCAATGCGCGCTCAGAAGGATGAGTTAATAGAGACCAATCCACAGACTTCTTAGAGTCAAAATCAAATTTTCTGACTAAGCTAGAGATTCGTGCAAAAGAGTACTGAACAAATGGTCCAGACTCACCGTCTAGCTTTAACCATTCATCCATGTCGAATACGATTTTCTTATTCGTATCCATCTTTAACATTCCGTAAAAGATCGCACCCTTGGCAACTTGCTCTGCCGTTTTCTGAATCTCTTCTTGAGTCCATTCATTTTCATAACGACTTAGGTAGCGAGTCTTCACGTGATTTTCCATATTGTTCACTAAGGCCATCAGAGGAACAATATTCCCCTTGCGAGAGCTCATAGCTCCATCTGGAAGTTCGACGTAGTTATACTGCAAATGGAAGCAGTTTTTTGCTTGCTCAAAGCCTAAAATATCCAAAACACGGAAGACCTGTTTAAAGTGCAAAGCTTGGCGCATATCTACTACGTAGATTGATTTCTCTATCTGTACATCTTCAAATTTATGCTTTGCTAACAATAAATCTTTCGTGGCGTAAAGCCCTGTTCCATCCGACTTCAAGAGCATGCAAAAGCCCAGCTTTTCTTGCTCTAGATTCATCCCGATAGCGCCCTCAGATTTTTCAAGCTTCCCTTGAGCATAAAGCTCTTTCACCCACTGCGTGGATGGAGCGTCCATCTCAGACTCAAAATACCACTCATCAAATTCAACATCCGCCCACTTATAGACCTTCTTCATAAGATCGATAGACCACTGGCGAGTCTCTTTCCATAGGTCGTAGTACTCACCTTGCGCGGACTCAAGTTGCTGCAGAATAGCTGTTAACTCTTGGCGATTGATCGCCTCTTGAGGCGTGCCGTTTTGGTCTTCCAAAAGAAGATTTGCCTTCGAGTACATCGATCCCAACCACTCACCCTTACCAGTCTCAGGGGCAGCTTCCTGATTGTGTTTCTTCATATACCAAAGACATTTAGCAACGTGAGTGCCCATATCTCCTGGGAAAGTCGAGGCAACGATGTTGCGCCCACCATAGCGAAGCATTCTTACTAAAGAATCCCCAAGGCAAAGATTACGCATATGTCCAACGTGCAATTCTTTGTGTGTATTGGGCTGAGAGTACTCAATCATAGTTTTAGGAGCTTCATCCATAAGGCGTTTTTTAAAAAACTCTCCATTAAGGATTTCAGATAAAACTCTTTTACCATGAGCTTCAGAACTAAAAGTTAAGTTCAAATACGGCCCTGCCGCTTCAGCCTTAATAAGATCGCTGTCCTTATTAATATGTTGAGCAAGTTCTCCAGAGATCATGGGAGGGGCTTTTTTTAGGTTTTTAGCTAAAACAAAACATCCGAAAGCCAAATCACCCATCTCTGGATTTGGTGGCTCTACTAAAAACTTATAAACTTCATCTTCAGACATTTCAGCGTTGAGCTTAGAAATAGCTTCGGAGATTTTTTGCGTGGCTAAAAGTCGAATTGCATCGTGCTTAATCATAAACCCTTCCAGAACAGAATAAGAGCCAAACCAGAAATAGAAATTAAAGTGATCACTATAGACATCTTCCGCTGAAAATTCAGTTCTTTTTTTAAAGAACCTAATTCTTGCTCAAAACGCCGTTTTTCCATGGAGAAATCAGCGATTTTTAGCTCTAAATCCTGCTGATTCTGCATCTCGGCTTCAAATTCTTCGCGCAGCTTTGATAATGCTTTTTGCGTCTGCGTTTCACTGTTTTGAGTAAGAAAATATTGATTCGTTAAACCAGGGATTTTTTCCTTCAAAGCCAAATACCACTGAAGAGCTCGCCAAATATGCGGGGGCGCATCGCCCGATTTCATCCAACGAGTCCAACTCGATGGATCGACCAAAAGTAATTGAGCCATTTTTCTTTGCGATAAACCGAGCTCTAAACGGATGTATTCAAGGGTTCCGAGCTGCTTTTTTAAGACTTCAACTTGGGCCTCATAGTTCATCCTTAAAGAAGTCTTTGATCGAACAGAGAGGTTTAAATCCCCCCCTTCAAAGCCATCTAAAGCACTCGCGAGATCTTCGTTTAAAACCTCTGTTTCAAGCTCCATATTCATATATAACGCTCCGCACTCAGTATATAGACTATTGCAAATCACAATATTAACGTTGCTATATGCAATATAATGCGTTGTGATTTACCAGTATGATGCTTTGAGGGGAGTCGACGGGTCAAGCTAAGTGTTTGATTCGACAAAGATTTTTCAAAAGGAAGGGCCCTATACCCCTATTTTCAAATTCAACTAAAGCTTATAGTTATAAGCTTTAGTACTAAGTATATGTTTTTATTGGATATTATCTTTAACCGCGATCGGCGATTGATACTGATGTTATGCGTCTTTTCGGTTTTTTATCGGATTTATGGAATTAAAAAGTTACGCAGCCTGTGAGAAATATTCGCATTATAGTTTTTAAGTTTTATCTTCTTTTCGAATCAAGCAGGGCGCTTTAAACCCTCGGTTTTGGAGGCTTTAAGAAGTGTTTTTTTAGACGCCTTTTAGATCGATACTTTTCAGCCAGCTTTAAAGGCCCCGAAAAACCTCTTTTATTCGCCTCCACTCCCTAAGCTTTTTCGCTGTTTTCAGAAAAGTTAGAATATGGAGAAAAAAGCTAGGTTTTTTGAGCCTCCTTGAATAAAGCAATAAAAACGACTTTTTTGCCTCATCTGTGAAAAATTATCGCATTTTTAAAGATCTTCGAGTTTTGCAATATTCCTTGATATTTCATCGACTTATCTCAATGATAGCCAAAATGGCAAAGGCACCTCGGTATCAACTCAACAAAAACAAATACTTACTCGAACCTGAAATGGATCGCTTACGTAAAATTCTTGTGGATTTTCAAGATAAGGATCCTCGCAATTGTTTGATGATTTGGATCGCTCTCAGAACCGGAGCTCGTGCCCAAGAAATCCTTAATATTCGCAAATCAGACCTAAACGCCTACGATGAAAGTATCTTTATCCGCGGAATCAAGGGATCGAACGATCGCGAAATCCCCGTTCACAGCGATCTCTTCAGGCGTCTTGAGAGGTACGCAGCTCAACAGACAACAGAGTTGCTATTCCCAATCACCTACGACCGCCTTTATCAAATCTGGGGGCTTTACAGACCGATCCCTAAGAAGTTTCACGCCCTGAGGCACACTTTTGCTATCGAGCTTTATCGCAAAACGAAAGACCTGCGCCTTGTGCAGGTGGCGCTTGGGCATCGCAATATTACGAACACGATGATTTATGCTGACTATATTTACTCTCAACAAGAGCTTAGAAAGTTGATCCTATAGATCGACGCCGTCGGAAAAATAAAAAAGGGCGAGTTTCTTACTCTCGCCCTTGGTGATTCAAATAGATGGTTCGCGTGGAATTAGAATTCGTTCGCGTTAAACTCACTCGCCAATCTTTCAAATTGTCTTTTCTCTGAAGCTTTATGGTTGTTTTTAGTCTTACTAAAAGCCAAAGCTCCATCTTTTGTTGGAGAGTGATAAGACTTCCCAGAGCTTTCTACGACAACAATGCGTTGGCGAGGCTGTGGGCGTACTGTGTTTTTCTCAAGATTTCCCTGAACATTGGCATGAAGCTCACGTTGAGTCTTTACATTGTCTGCAATCAACGCGTTAAAGTCCGTAACCTTAGCAAAACCAACCGCTGGGAATAACGCTAGTAGAGTTGTTACGAATGCTTTTTTCACTTCAATCTCCTTGGTTTAGATCTTCTCATCGACCTCTTGCTAATAATTAAAGCAAGCGAAGTGCCATGTTTTGCTAGGTCCATCTATCAACTCAATTGTTTTAAGCACGATCCAGTGAATACAAATCAGACAGGTGTCTAACACCAGGTGACATTGTCTTGATATGAAACGCCTTTCCCTCTAGTCTGAAAATCTAATAGGAATAGCTATGAGTATTGAAATTAAAGACCTCGACAAAAGCTTCGGCTCTAAGCAGGTCCTTAAAAATTTAAATCTATCTTTCAAAGAGGGAAGCTTCGTCAGCATTCTAGGAAGTTCGGGCTGTGGAAAATCCACACTTTTACGTCTCATTGCGGGACTTGAAACTCCTTCACGCGGCACCGTCTCTCTGACTCAATCACCTATTAGTTATGTCTTTCAAGGCGCCAATCTTCTTCCGTGGAGAACGGCCCTTGAAAATGTCTTACTTCCATTGGAGCTAAAAAATGATTCTTCAAGATTGAACTTAGAAGAAGATGCTCTGGAAGCTCTTGAGAAAGTGCAGCTTCAACAAGCTGCCAAACTTTTCCCTCACGAACTCTCGGGTGGAATGCAGATGCGGGTCTCCCTTGCTAGAGCTCTTGTGACAAAACCTAAAGTCCTACTGCTTGATGAACCCTTTGCAGCACTTGATGAACTCACTCGCTTTGAAATGCAACGGCAACTCCTTGAACTGTGGCAAAGAGAAAGAATGAGTATTATATTTGTGACTCATTCTTTTTCGGAGGCCGCCTTTTTATCTGAGCGCATTGTGATGCTCAAAGCCCCAGGGCATATCTCTATGGATTTAGATCTTCAGTATTCTAGTCCGCGCGATGAAGCCTTCAGAACCTCTTTGGAACTTGCAGAGACGGTGCACAAACTTTCAACGGAGCTTCGTCGATGAAAAAAATTTTTGCACCGTCGTTAGTTTTAATACTATCCATGGGACTTCTGGAGATTTTAGCTCTTAGTGGCTTTCTCAATCAAAGCCTTATCCCCGCTCCGAGCGATCTATTTAAGGTTCTCTTTGAAATGCCAGAGGAAATTCTTCAAGGAACTCAGGAAACACTTTTAAACTCGTTTCTTGGTTTTTTACTCTCAGCAGTCTTTGGACTTTTAATTGCTTTTGTTTTTTCGCTCTCTAAAAATTTGCGAGATGCGATTTTGCCTTTTGCAGTTTTCTTTCAGACTGTTCCGATCATAGCCATTGCTCCACTTTTAGTTATTTATTTAGGTTTTGGTGCGCCGACCGTGATTGCTTCGGCCTTTATTGTTTCAATTTTTCCGATTATCGCAAATACATTGGTAGGACTCGAATCGTACCCAAAGGATCAATTGGATCTTTTTAAAATTTATAGAGCTTCACCATTTCAGATCCTCTTTAAGCTAAAGCTTCCTTCGGCTTATCGCCATATCTATGCGGGTTTTAAAATTTCAGCGGGACTTTCGATCGTAGGCGTAATTGCCGGAGAATTTGTCGCAGGGGGCGGTCTTGGCGCGCTGATTGACTCTGCACGCACTCAGCAAAGAGTCGATATTGTCTTTGTTGCTTTATTTATCTTAGCTCTGATTGGTTTATTTTATCTAAGTGTTCTTGCTTTGTTGAACTTCACTATTTGCAAGAAAAGACCTCTTTAAAAGGAGTTTTATTATGGTGAAAGCCTTTTCTAAATTTTTATTTTTAGCGATTCTTTTTTTCGCAAACCTCGTATTCTCAAAACCCCTCACTCTTGCTTTAAATTGGAAAGCAGAGCCTGAATTTGGCGGATTCTATACCGCGCAGCTAGAAGGCATTTACAAAAAACATGGTTTAGATGTTAAAATTCTAGAGGGCGGATCTGGAACTCCCACTGTGCAAATGCTTGCTAACGGCAAAGTAGATTTTGCTATCGTCAGCGCCGATGAAATTATTATTTCGCAAGAGCGTAATCCAAAGAATAAATTAAAAGCTGTCTTTTCTGTTTACCACACATCTCCCCATATCATACTTACCCATGCCGAAAAGAACTACAGCAGCATTAAAGATGTATTTGCCTCTAAAGACACATTAGCTGTGCAATCAGGGCTTCCGTACTATCAGTGGCTAGTAAAAACTCTCGGCAAGCCGCAGGCAAAAGTTGTTCCCTTCACGGGAGGCATCGCACACTTTCTGAATGATAAAAACTTTGCCCAACAAGGATTCATCACCACAGAACTTCTTGCAGCAGAAAAAACAGGTGCAAAAGTAAAACACTTCCTCATTGCTGATGCAGGCTACAACCCCTATCTCGTCGTTTTAGCCGTTAGAGAGAGTCTTTTAAAAGAAAAACCTGAGCTTGTTAAAAAACTTGTTCAGGCGGTGCGCGAAGGTTGGGAGGGATATTTAAAAGATCCTACTAAAACCAATGCTGAGATCGCAAAACTCAATAAAGCCTTTGATCCAGAGATTCTAGAAAAAGCGGCTGAAATTCAAAAGCCCCTGATTCAATCCCCAGCGTCCCCTTTGGGCTCTATGACCCCTGAGCGCTGGAACACTCTGACGGAGCAGCTCAAATCCATTGGGTTGATTAAAGCGGCCCCAGAGGCCTCTAGTCTTTTTGAGAACCTATAATAGACTCGCGTTTTAGTGAAAATTTCGATTTTTGATAAATTCTAAAGGAATTTTGATAGACTGCATTTTGAAAAACTGACCGCAAAAACTGCGGAGATCTTGACGAAGCGCCCCAATGCCAGTACAACAGCCCGTTCGTCCTCCGTTTAGTTTTGGGGAGGTAAGGAGTGCTTATGAAAATCAAACTGACTGAAGTTCCTGAAGAAGGCCGTGACTACCGCTGGTCTTCGAAAACCGGTGAAGCAAATGCCGTTTTGAAGGACATTATCGGACAAAACTCTTACGAGGCTGATTTCTTCATTCGTCCTTTAAACTCTCGTGATTTTGAAATGACGGGAAGAATCTCTACGAAGAGCCCAGAAGTTTGCTCTCGCTGCGGCCAAGATATTGATTTTCCAGTGAATTCTAAATTTCACGAGATCCTTATTCCGAAACAAAGCCAAGGGCGTACAGGTAAATACTCTAAAGTAAATCACGTGAGTGATCTGCCTGATTCAGGTCCTGAGTTCACAGAGTACGAAGACATGGTTTTTGATATGGGTGAGTATCTTCATGAAGTAGTCGCCCTAGCCATTCCTTTTAATCCAGTAGGATCTAAAGAGGACCACGGTGATTGTTCTTTCTATGACCCAACCAAGAAAGATCAAACCTTGATTTATGACGATGTAATGCCCGAAGAAGTAGCAAAAAACCCATTCGCTGCTCTAAAGGGTATCAAAATTAATTAAATTGTTGATTTTTATCATTCTTTGGTTAAATTAACGTGCTTTGCTAATAATGACTTTAAAAGAGGTATGAAATGCCAACTCCTAAGAAAAAGACATCTCGTTCAAAACGCGACATGCGCCGCGCTCACGATTTCCTAACTGCTCCAGCTGTTGCTGTTGAGAAAAAAACTGGCGAACTAGTTCGTCCACACGTTGCTAATAAAGGTGCTGATGGCGCTTTATATTACAAAGGTAAACAAATCACTGCAGCCAAGTAGGCTGTAGTAGGTGAAATCCATGGCAGGAACATTTCGATCTCGAGTAGCAGGGATAGGCTCGTATCTTCCAGAGAAGGTTCTCACGAACCAAGATCTTGAAAAAATGGTTGATACGAATGATCAATGGATCGTCGAGCGCACTGGGATCGAAAGACGCCATTTGGCGGCTGAAGGTCAAGCCACATCAGACCTCAGCCTTGAAGCTTCTAAAAGAGCCCTCGAAGACGCAGGGCTCACAGCTCAAGACATTGACATGATTATTGTTGGAACCGTTACTGGAGACCGACAAATGCCTTCCACAGCTTGTTATCTACAAAGCAAACTGGGTTGCGGCAACATTATGGCCTTTGACCTGAATGCAGCTTGTTCTGGATTTCTCTATGGAATCTCCATCGCCGACCAATTCATTCGCACAGGTGTTTACAAAAACATTCTTGTAGTGGGTGCTGAGGTTCTTCATCGTTTCGTAAACTTTAAAGATCGCGAAACATGCATTCTGTTTGGAGATGGTGCGGGAGCATGGGTTCTTTCTCAAGCTAAAGCTGGAGAAACACAGATCATCGAATCTACCCACATGCACGCAGATGGCAACCTTGCAGAGTTACTCACTCTTCCTGGTGGCGGCAGCTTGATGCCTCAATCTCAAGAAGTTCTAGATAATAATCTTCAATTCGTCTCTATGAAGGGACGAGAAATCTTTAAAAACGCAGTTCGTACAATGGCACTTTGCTGTAAAGAAGCTCTCGCAGCTAATAACATTACAGCAGATCAAGTGGATTGGGTTGTTCCCCACCAAGCCAATAAACGCATCGTCGAAGCGGTTGCTGACCACCTTGAGTTCCCAATGGAACGCATGATCGTTTACTTGCACGAAACTGGTAACACTTCGTCTGCCTCTATTCCCCTAGCCTTTGACTGGGCTCAGAAAAACGGAAAGATCAAACGTGGGCAAACAATCCTTCTCACGGCTTTCG carries:
- a CDS encoding 3-oxoacyl-(acyl-carrier-protein) synthase III (COG0332 3-oxoacyl-[acyl-carrier-protein] synthase III); protein product: MAGTFRSRVAGIGSYLPEKVLTNQDLEKMVDTNDQWIVERTGIERRHLAAEGQATSDLSLEASKRALEDAGLTAQDIDMIIVGTVTGDRQMPSTACYLQSKLGCGNIMAFDLNAACSGFLYGISIADQFIRTGVYKNILVVGAEVLHRFVNFKDRETCILFGDGAGAWVLSQAKAGETQIIESTHMHADGNLAELLTLPGGGSLMPQSQEVLDNNLQFVSMKGREIFKNAVRTMALCCKEALAANNITADQVDWVVPHQANKRIVEAVADHLEFPMERMIVYLHETGNTSSASIPLAFDWAQKNGKIKRGQTILLTAFGAGLTSGSVLLRY